The following coding sequences lie in one Mesorhizobium sp. DCY119 genomic window:
- a CDS encoding MaoC family dehydratase, protein MSKPALTFATLKHAVGQELGVSQWTTVDQTRIDQFADCTGDHQWIHVDAERARRESPFRATIAHGFLTLSIIGSLGQEIGAIPENTQAAFNYGLDRVRFVAPVRAGTRVRLRSTLISLEDRGPGQYLMKANNVIEIEGDERPALIAETLIMLYERRQKKVAS, encoded by the coding sequence ATGTCGAAACCGGCTTTGACATTCGCCACGCTCAAGCACGCCGTCGGGCAGGAACTTGGCGTTTCGCAATGGACTACCGTCGACCAGACCCGGATCGACCAGTTTGCCGATTGCACGGGCGACCATCAGTGGATTCATGTCGATGCGGAGCGGGCGAGGCGCGAAAGTCCTTTCCGCGCGACGATCGCGCATGGCTTCCTGACGCTGTCGATCATCGGCTCGCTCGGCCAGGAGATCGGTGCGATCCCTGAAAATACGCAAGCCGCATTCAACTACGGCCTCGACCGGGTCCGGTTCGTTGCCCCTGTCCGGGCAGGCACGCGCGTGCGGCTGCGCTCGACCCTGATATCGCTCGAGGACCGCGGTCCGGGCCAATACCTGATGAAAGCGAATAACGTCATCGAGATCGAGGGCGATGAGCGGCCCGCGCTGATCGCCGAGACGCTGATCATGCTTTACGAGCGGCGGCAGAAGAAGGTGGCCAGCTAA
- the maiA gene encoding maleylacetoacetate isomerase: MGEIILHNYFRSSTSYRVRIALEMKELDYTYVPHHLRFGEHLEPSYLAVNPQGFVPALIWNDGTLLVQSLAIIEFLDETVPQPPLLPADALGRARVRMLSQMIACDIHPINNLRVLTSLRTLYGAGDDDVANWFRHWVNETFQPLEKILSDSKDTGTFCHGDRPGLADICLVAQVVNNARYNVDMEPYPVISRIATACMELPAFIKAAPKNQPDAE, translated from the coding sequence ATGGGCGAAATCATCCTGCATAACTACTTCCGCTCCTCTACGTCCTACCGGGTGCGCATCGCGTTGGAGATGAAGGAGCTGGATTACACCTATGTGCCCCATCACTTGCGCTTCGGCGAACATCTCGAACCGTCCTATCTCGCCGTAAATCCGCAAGGGTTTGTCCCTGCCCTGATCTGGAACGACGGCACGCTTCTGGTGCAATCGCTGGCGATCATCGAATTCCTGGATGAAACAGTGCCGCAGCCGCCCCTATTGCCGGCCGATGCGCTCGGCCGCGCCCGCGTGCGCATGCTCTCCCAGATGATCGCCTGCGACATCCACCCGATAAACAATCTGCGGGTGCTGACCTCATTGCGCACGCTCTATGGCGCCGGCGACGACGACGTCGCCAACTGGTTCCGGCACTGGGTCAACGAAACCTTCCAACCGCTTGAAAAGATTCTCTCCGACAGCAAGGACACCGGCACGTTCTGTCACGGCGACCGGCCCGGCCTCGCCGACATCTGCCTTGTCGCGCAAGTCGTCAACAACGCCCGCTACAATGTCGATATGGAGCCCTACCCGGTGATTTCGCGTATCGCGACAGCCTGCATGGAACTGCCCGCCTTCATCAAGGCCGCACCGAAAAACCAGCCGGACGCCGAATAG
- the phaP gene encoding TIGR01841 family phasin (Members of this family are phasins (small proteins associated with inclusions such as PHA granules). Note that several different families of phasins have been named PhaP despite very little sequence similarity to each other.), with amino-acid sequence MAKAPETDTFMDMFKRLGEELKLPRFDVDSILAHHRKNLEALQKSASAGASGASSLMSRQREIMQDTVREIAEMAQGFRAPGNPQEMMSKQADFVRRSFETTVKNASESAEIMRKSGTESLDILRNRIREAMAEIREGYDQRK; translated from the coding sequence ATGGCCAAGGCACCCGAGACCGATACCTTCATGGACATGTTCAAACGGCTTGGCGAGGAGCTGAAGCTGCCGCGTTTCGACGTTGACTCCATTCTCGCCCATCATCGCAAGAATCTGGAAGCGTTGCAGAAATCTGCCTCGGCCGGCGCATCGGGGGCATCCAGTCTCATGTCGCGACAGCGCGAGATCATGCAGGACACGGTGCGCGAGATCGCCGAGATGGCGCAGGGTTTCCGCGCGCCCGGCAACCCGCAGGAGATGATGTCGAAACAGGCCGATTTTGTCCGCCGTTCCTTCGAAACCACAGTCAAGAACGCCAGCGAATCAGCTGAAATCATGCGCAAATCCGGTACGGAATCGCTGGATATCCTGCGCAATCGCATTCGCGAGGCCATGGCGGAAATCCGGGAGGGATACGACCAGCGGAAGTAG
- a CDS encoding (2Fe-2S)-binding protein, whose amino-acid sequence MSEVSLVVNGRRVEGVVEDRTLLVHFLREHVGLTGTHVGCDTSQCGACVVHVDGKAVKSCTMLAAQASGSTVVTIEGLANGADLHPVQAAFKEHHGLQCGFCTPGMIMSATDMINRHPEGLDEATVRAELEGNICRCTGYHNIVKAILAASKTMSKASKGKVASKAKKAA is encoded by the coding sequence ATGTCGGAAGTATCGTTGGTTGTGAACGGCCGGCGCGTAGAAGGCGTGGTCGAGGACCGCACGCTGCTGGTCCATTTCCTGCGCGAGCATGTCGGGCTCACCGGCACGCATGTCGGTTGCGACACGTCGCAATGCGGCGCCTGCGTCGTCCATGTCGACGGCAAGGCAGTCAAATCCTGCACAATGCTGGCCGCTCAGGCATCCGGCTCGACGGTGGTCACCATCGAAGGCCTGGCCAACGGCGCCGATTTGCATCCGGTGCAGGCGGCTTTCAAAGAGCATCACGGGCTGCAATGCGGCTTCTGCACGCCGGGCATGATCATGTCGGCGACAGATATGATCAATCGCCACCCGGAAGGCCTGGACGAAGCGACGGTGCGCGCAGAGCTCGAAGGCAATATCTGCCGCTGCACCGGCTATCACAACATCGTGAAAGCCATATTGGCAGCGTCCAAGACGATGTCGAAGGCGAGCAAGGGTAAGGTTGCGAGCAAGGCGAAGAAGGCGGCGTGA
- a CDS encoding xanthine dehydrogenase family protein molybdopterin-binding subunit produces MGIEGVGARVARKEDRRFITGAGRYVDDMVVPGMKHAAFVRSPYAHADIKKIDVKAAQAMPGVVGVLTGKELKADGIGNLICGWMIHSKDGSPMKMGAWSPLAVDRVRYVGDAIVIVVADTKGQARDAAEAVEITFKERKAVTSAVDAVKKGAPQIHPEADDNLIFDWDLGDAEATNAAFGKAAHVVKLDIINNRLVPNAMEPRAALGHYDKAEDHYTCWTTSQNPHVARLVMSAFYNVAPENKLRVIAPDVGGGFGSKIYIYPEEIVCLWASKKTGVPVKWVGDRTEAFLTDAHGRDHATHAEMAFDKDHKILGLKVETKANLGAYMSLFSSATPTYLYATLLSGQYNIPAIHANVKAIYTNTAPVDAYRGAGRPEATYVMERMMETAAREFGLSPAELRRKNFITSFPHQTPVIMCYDAGDFGASLDAALKTSDYAGFEKRRAKAKKAGKLRGIGMSCYIEACGIAPSAAVGSLGAGVGLWESAEVRVNAVGTIEVLTGSHSHGQGHETTFAQLVTQRFGVPIDSVSIVHGDTDKVQMGMGTYGSRSGAVGMSAVVKALDKVEAKAKKIAAHLMEADEGDIVIENGALKVAGTDKNVPWFQVALAAYTAHNLPGGMEPGLKETAFYDPANFTFPAGCYICEVEVDPDTGTTEIIQFVAADDFGNIINPMIVEGQVHGGIAQGVGQALLEGAHYDPGNGQLLTASYMDYTMPRAGDLPSFQVSTSNTPCPSNPLGIKGCGEAGAIGSPPAVINAITDAIGTNELTMPATPQKVWAALRLATKH; encoded by the coding sequence ATGGGCATTGAAGGCGTCGGCGCACGGGTTGCGCGCAAGGAAGACAGACGGTTCATCACAGGCGCGGGGCGCTATGTCGATGATATGGTGGTTCCGGGAATGAAGCATGCGGCGTTCGTGCGCAGTCCTTACGCACATGCCGACATTAAGAAGATCGACGTGAAGGCAGCGCAAGCCATGCCGGGCGTCGTCGGCGTGCTGACTGGCAAGGAACTCAAGGCCGACGGCATTGGCAATCTCATCTGCGGCTGGATGATCCATTCCAAGGACGGCTCGCCGATGAAGATGGGCGCATGGTCTCCGCTGGCGGTCGACCGCGTTCGCTATGTCGGTGATGCAATCGTCATCGTCGTGGCCGACACGAAAGGACAGGCACGCGACGCGGCCGAAGCCGTCGAGATCACCTTCAAGGAACGCAAGGCCGTAACCAGCGCCGTGGACGCCGTGAAGAAAGGCGCTCCGCAGATCCATCCGGAAGCCGACGACAACCTGATCTTCGATTGGGATCTGGGCGATGCCGAAGCCACCAATGCCGCCTTCGGCAAGGCGGCGCATGTTGTGAAGCTCGACATCATCAATAACCGCCTCGTTCCCAACGCCATGGAGCCGCGCGCTGCACTCGGCCACTACGACAAGGCGGAAGACCACTACACCTGCTGGACGACGTCGCAGAACCCGCATGTCGCGCGCCTCGTCATGAGCGCCTTTTACAATGTCGCGCCGGAAAACAAGCTGCGCGTCATCGCTCCCGATGTCGGCGGCGGCTTCGGCTCCAAAATCTACATCTATCCGGAAGAGATCGTCTGCCTGTGGGCATCGAAGAAGACCGGCGTGCCGGTGAAATGGGTCGGCGACCGCACGGAAGCCTTCCTCACCGACGCGCATGGCCGCGACCACGCCACCCACGCCGAAATGGCTTTCGACAAGGATCACAAGATTCTTGGCCTTAAGGTCGAGACCAAGGCCAATCTCGGCGCCTACATGTCGCTGTTTTCCTCGGCGACGCCGACCTATCTCTACGCCACGCTGCTGTCGGGCCAGTACAACATCCCGGCGATCCACGCCAATGTGAAGGCGATCTACACCAACACCGCGCCCGTCGATGCCTATCGCGGGGCGGGGAGGCCGGAAGCCACCTATGTCATGGAACGGATGATGGAGACGGCGGCGCGCGAGTTCGGCCTCTCGCCGGCAGAGCTTCGCCGCAAGAACTTCATCACCTCCTTCCCGCATCAGACGCCGGTCATCATGTGCTACGACGCCGGTGATTTCGGCGCCTCGCTCGATGCGGCCCTCAAAACCTCAGACTATGCCGGCTTCGAGAAGCGCCGCGCCAAGGCCAAGAAGGCCGGGAAGCTGCGCGGCATCGGCATGAGCTGCTACATCGAAGCCTGCGGCATCGCGCCGTCGGCTGCGGTCGGTTCGCTCGGTGCTGGCGTCGGCCTTTGGGAATCGGCTGAGGTGCGCGTCAACGCCGTCGGCACGATCGAAGTGCTCACCGGTTCGCACAGCCACGGGCAGGGGCATGAGACGACCTTCGCCCAGCTCGTCACCCAGCGCTTCGGCGTGCCGATCGACTCGGTGTCGATCGTCCACGGCGACACCGACAAAGTGCAGATGGGCATGGGCACCTATGGCTCGCGCTCCGGCGCTGTCGGCATGAGCGCCGTCGTCAAGGCGCTCGACAAGGTCGAGGCCAAGGCCAAGAAGATCGCCGCCCATCTGATGGAAGCGGACGAGGGCGACATCGTCATCGAGAACGGCGCGCTGAAAGTCGCCGGCACCGACAAGAACGTGCCGTGGTTCCAGGTGGCGCTTGCCGCCTACACCGCGCACAATCTGCCCGGCGGCATGGAGCCCGGCCTCAAGGAAACAGCCTTCTACGATCCGGCCAACTTCACCTTCCCGGCCGGCTGCTACATCTGCGAAGTCGAGGTCGATCCGGATACCGGCACGACCGAGATCATCCAGTTCGTTGCTGCCGACGATTTCGGCAACATCATCAATCCGATGATCGTCGAGGGCCAGGTGCATGGCGGCATAGCGCAGGGTGTCGGCCAGGCGCTCCTTGAAGGCGCGCACTACGACCCCGGCAACGGCCAGCTTCTGACGGCGAGCTACATGGACTACACCATGCCGCGCGCCGGCGACCTGCCGTCGTTCCAGGTTTCGACCTCGAACACGCCATGCCCGTCCAATCCGCTCGGCATCAAGGGCTGCGGCGAGGCCGGCGCCATCGGTTCGCCGCCGGCAGTCATCAACGCCATTACCGACGCCATCGGCACCAATGAACTGACCATGCCGGCAACGCCCCAGAAGGTCTGGGCAGCGCTGCGGTTGGCAACGAAGCACTGA
- a CDS encoding FIST N-terminal domain-containing protein: MADADEFARAVAEEAAAINAGFALFFFSQQLMDAESLSAALKLHAPGLAHAGCSTAGEITPAGLEEGHVLAMLFPQRSFTAVSAMIRNLSSSGMDDIAGEVEELRRTLYARTGSTHSGNVFALCLIDGLSYAEEAVTSAIHWGLDDIPLIGGSAGDDLKFQTTALISNGHVDSDCAIIILMATEIPFHVFKTENFVPTEDKLVVTSSDPERRIVHEFNAGVAAEEFAAAVGIVHGAMTPLSFASHPVVVRVGGEYYCRSIQKMNADGSLSFFCAIDDGIVLSIAKPTGMVESTRTALKNVSERLGGIDMILGFDCVLRRLDARNRQVFRDISELYRANNVIGFGTYGEQYRSMHLNQTFIGIAFGQRQAAE; the protein is encoded by the coding sequence ATGGCCGACGCCGATGAATTTGCCCGCGCAGTCGCCGAGGAAGCGGCTGCGATAAATGCCGGCTTTGCGCTCTTTTTCTTTTCCCAGCAGTTGATGGATGCCGAATCGCTGTCGGCTGCGCTGAAGCTCCATGCACCGGGCCTCGCCCATGCCGGCTGTTCGACTGCCGGCGAGATAACGCCTGCCGGGCTCGAAGAAGGCCATGTTTTGGCAATGCTGTTCCCGCAGCGCTCCTTCACCGCAGTCAGCGCGATGATCAGGAACCTTTCTTCTTCCGGCATGGATGACATTGCCGGCGAGGTCGAGGAATTGAGACGGACGCTGTACGCGCGCACCGGCTCGACTCACTCCGGCAATGTCTTCGCCCTCTGTCTCATCGACGGGCTTTCCTATGCTGAGGAGGCCGTAACCTCGGCGATCCACTGGGGGCTGGACGACATTCCGCTGATCGGAGGCTCGGCCGGCGACGACCTGAAATTCCAGACGACCGCGCTGATCTCGAACGGCCATGTCGACAGCGACTGCGCCATCATCATCCTGATGGCGACCGAAATCCCGTTCCATGTCTTCAAGACGGAAAACTTCGTGCCGACCGAAGACAAGCTCGTCGTCACATCCTCAGATCCCGAGCGGCGCATCGTCCATGAATTCAACGCCGGCGTGGCGGCCGAGGAATTCGCCGCAGCGGTCGGCATCGTGCATGGAGCCATGACGCCGCTCAGTTTCGCCTCACATCCGGTCGTCGTGCGCGTCGGCGGCGAGTATTACTGCCGCTCGATCCAGAAGATGAACGCCGATGGCTCGCTCTCCTTCTTCTGCGCCATCGACGACGGCATCGTGCTGTCCATCGCCAAGCCGACCGGCATGGTGGAATCGACCCGCACCGCATTGAAGAACGTCAGCGAGCGGCTGGGCGGCATCGACATGATTCTCGGCTTCGACTGCGTCTTGAGACGGCTCGACGCCCGCAACCGCCAGGTGTTCCGCGATATTTCCGAACTTTACCGCGCCAACAACGTTATCGGCTTTGGCACCTATGGCGAGCAGTATCGCTCCATGCATCTCAACCAGACCTTCATCGGCATCGCCTTCGGCCAGCGACAGGCGGCGGAATAA
- a CDS encoding response regulator transcription factor — MSSANETARFLIIDDHPLFREALHSAVRMAYPDVDTVEARSITEALEHLAGPKPFDLALLDLSMPDVHGFDGLLQLRTRYPRLPVVVVSGHEEPKIISEALSYGAAGFIPKSVRKTDLANAIRSVMEGAIHVPENYEGQAPDAESADRAEMVRRLAKLTPQQLRVLQMLRQGLLNKQIAFELQVGETTVKAHVSEILRKLNVYSRTQAVIEVSKLDNAELFREQSGF, encoded by the coding sequence ATGAGCTCTGCCAACGAAACTGCCCGGTTCCTGATAATCGACGACCACCCGTTGTTTCGCGAGGCGCTGCATAGCGCGGTGCGCATGGCCTATCCGGATGTCGATACGGTGGAAGCCCGCTCCATCACCGAAGCGCTGGAACATCTGGCCGGGCCCAAGCCTTTCGATCTGGCGCTGCTGGACCTCTCGATGCCCGACGTCCACGGCTTCGACGGCCTGCTGCAACTGCGCACGCGCTACCCGCGCTTGCCGGTGGTCGTGGTTTCCGGTCACGAGGAACCGAAGATCATATCCGAGGCGCTTTCTTACGGCGCTGCCGGCTTCATCCCGAAATCCGTGCGCAAGACCGACCTCGCCAACGCCATCCGTTCCGTCATGGAAGGGGCGATCCATGTGCCGGAAAACTATGAGGGCCAGGCACCTGACGCCGAAAGTGCCGACCGGGCCGAAATGGTGCGCAGGCTCGCCAAGCTGACGCCGCAGCAGTTGCGTGTGCTGCAAATGCTGCGACAGGGTCTTCTCAACAAGCAGATCGCCTTTGAACTGCAGGTCGGCGAGACCACCGTGAAAGCGCATGTCTCAGAGATATTGCGCAAGCTCAACGTCTATAGCCGCACCCAAGCCGTGATCGAAGTCTCGAAGCTCGACAATGCGGAGTTGTTTCGGGAGCAATCGGGATTCTAG
- a CDS encoding hybrid sensor histidine kinase/response regulator produces the protein MSVRQIDDIEKLKKINQALISRVERSMDQQGNAFSLFQTAINLENRVRSRTEELRATMRRLEVSNIDLVAAKENAERANLSKTRFLAAASHDILQPLNAAHLSVSALAEVQAGEEGRKLVRQVERSLETMEDLLHTLLDISKLDAGVVEPEITDVSLEQLFSSLKSDFQPLAAQKGLKLKFHAGNAVVRSDRTLLRRILQNIVSNAIRYTRKGGVLVGIRHRGDRIRIAIVDTGCGIPEDQHEAVFEEFHRGTGSADADLSGGGLGLGLSIVRRMTSALGHPIAFSSIVGRGTIFHLDVPVVVGSFADPMALLGEPERPRGYGLFGTKVLLIENDIEVLEAMTVLLERWQCTVKTATSTALAMQALGDTDWIPDIIIADQHLDGGDLGSATIAEIRDYLGRGVPALIVTGDSSDAVVRLAREAGVELMRKPLKPAQLRALLAHLLA, from the coding sequence ATGTCCGTGCGCCAGATCGATGACATCGAGAAGCTGAAGAAGATCAATCAGGCGCTGATCTCCCGCGTCGAGCGCTCGATGGACCAGCAGGGTAATGCCTTTTCGCTGTTCCAGACCGCGATAAACCTTGAGAACCGGGTACGCAGCCGCACCGAGGAGTTGCGCGCCACGATGCGCCGGCTCGAAGTGTCTAACATCGACCTCGTCGCCGCCAAGGAGAATGCCGAGCGCGCCAACCTTTCCAAGACACGCTTTCTCGCAGCCGCCAGCCACGACATTCTTCAACCGCTCAATGCCGCACATCTGTCGGTGTCGGCGCTGGCGGAGGTGCAGGCCGGCGAGGAAGGGCGCAAGCTGGTTCGGCAGGTCGAGCGCTCGCTGGAGACGATGGAGGACCTGCTCCACACCCTGCTCGACATTTCCAAACTGGACGCCGGCGTCGTCGAGCCCGAGATCACCGATGTTTCGCTTGAGCAATTGTTCTCGTCGCTGAAATCCGATTTCCAGCCACTGGCCGCGCAAAAAGGGCTGAAACTCAAGTTCCATGCCGGAAATGCGGTGGTGCGTTCCGATCGCACGCTGCTGCGCCGTATCCTCCAGAACATTGTCTCCAACGCTATACGCTACACCCGCAAAGGTGGCGTTCTGGTCGGTATCCGCCACCGCGGCGACAGGATAAGGATCGCAATCGTCGACACCGGCTGCGGCATTCCTGAAGACCAGCACGAAGCGGTGTTCGAGGAGTTCCACCGCGGCACGGGTTCGGCCGACGCCGATCTTTCCGGCGGCGGGCTTGGCCTCGGCCTGTCGATCGTGCGCCGCATGACCAGCGCGCTCGGCCATCCCATCGCCTTTTCCTCGATCGTCGGGCGCGGAACGATTTTCCATCTCGACGTGCCGGTTGTGGTCGGCAGCTTTGCCGATCCCATGGCACTGCTTGGCGAGCCGGAACGGCCGCGCGGTTACGGCCTGTTCGGAACCAAAGTGCTGCTGATCGAGAATGACATCGAGGTTCTCGAGGCCATGACCGTGCTGCTTGAGCGTTGGCAGTGCACGGTCAAGACTGCGACCTCCACCGCACTGGCAATGCAGGCGCTGGGCGATACGGACTGGATTCCCGATATCATCATTGCCGATCAACATCTCGACGGCGGCGACCTCGGCAGCGCGACCATCGCCGAGATTCGCGACTATCTCGGACGCGGCGTGCCCGCGCTGATCGTCACCGGAGACAGCTCTGACGCCGTGGTGCGCTTGGCGCGCGAAGCTGGCGTCGAACTGATGCGCAAACCGCTGAAACCGGCGCAATTGCGGGCGCTGCTGGCGCATCTGCTCGCTTAA
- a CDS encoding xanthine dehydrogenase family protein subunit M has protein sequence MYSVNYHRASSVADAAKQIKKGDAKFLSGGMTLIPAMKTRLAAPSDLVDLGHIKEMKGIKVSGKTVTIGAGTTHYEVANDEKLKKVAPAVAHLASLIGDPAVRHRGTIGGSIANNDPAADYPAALLALGATIVTNKRQIAADKFFKGQFETPLKEDEIVTAVTFTAPAKAAYQKFRNPASRYAITGVFVVKGSDGVRVAVTGSGDDGVFRSKEIEAALTKKFDASALEGVTVPSKNLMTDMHSSAEYRANLIVVMAKRAVADANA, from the coding sequence ATGTACTCAGTCAATTACCACCGCGCTTCCTCGGTCGCTGACGCCGCCAAGCAGATCAAAAAAGGCGATGCCAAATTCCTCTCCGGCGGCATGACGCTCATTCCGGCGATGAAGACCCGGCTTGCGGCACCCTCCGATCTGGTCGATCTCGGCCACATCAAGGAAATGAAGGGCATCAAAGTGTCGGGCAAGACCGTCACCATCGGTGCCGGCACGACGCATTACGAGGTCGCCAATGACGAGAAGCTGAAGAAGGTCGCGCCCGCGGTCGCGCATCTCGCCAGCCTCATCGGCGATCCCGCCGTGCGCCATCGCGGCACGATCGGCGGGTCGATCGCCAACAACGATCCGGCCGCCGACTATCCGGCAGCCCTTCTGGCGCTCGGGGCCACCATCGTCACCAACAAGCGTCAGATCGCGGCTGACAAGTTCTTCAAGGGCCAGTTCGAAACGCCGCTGAAGGAAGACGAGATCGTCACCGCCGTCACCTTCACCGCGCCTGCAAAGGCTGCCTACCAGAAGTTCCGCAACCCGGCTTCGCGCTATGCCATCACCGGCGTGTTCGTGGTCAAGGGCAGCGATGGCGTGCGGGTGGCGGTTACCGGCTCGGGCGACGACGGCGTCTTCCGCTCCAAGGAGATCGAGGCGGCACTGACGAAAAAATTCGACGCCTCCGCACTGGAAGGCGTCACCGTGCCGTCGAAGAACCTGATGACCGATATGCACTCCTCGGCAGAGTACCGCGCCAATCTGATCGTGGTCATGGCCAAGCGCGCGGTTGCGGATGCCAACGCCTGA
- a CDS encoding DUF930 domain-containing protein: protein MPPTFHSTSVPMRDDIWDQRWMFRWWALPASVVTHLLIAVLLIFGLPVSLSPSQEEQAIAVELVPPPKPPEKAKVEPPPPAKAAKPEKPQEAKAETSSPTGNASAGQRPIPALRPVFQFGEKDAGPREAPDGNSAEDGSASPLARLEPDKKDLAEPPPVKALDAINPAPQPETLKKPTPKPAEAVKVQSAVKLQEAKKLFSQTATASPAATTAMRNVPRDVRAGRLCVTELREQLLNASPPYFPDLLPSERLKDGTVIEIPREAFRANGQWFNLSYRCEVDAQAMKVVSFAFNVGDPVPRSEWKRRGLPSQ from the coding sequence ATGCCGCCAACATTTCATTCCACATCAGTCCCGATGCGGGATGACATATGGGATCAGCGTTGGATGTTCAGGTGGTGGGCCTTGCCTGCCTCCGTCGTCACGCATTTGCTCATTGCCGTACTTCTGATCTTCGGACTGCCGGTATCGCTCTCGCCATCGCAGGAGGAGCAGGCGATAGCGGTTGAACTCGTGCCCCCGCCGAAGCCACCGGAAAAAGCCAAAGTTGAACCTCCGCCACCTGCGAAAGCGGCCAAGCCCGAGAAGCCGCAGGAAGCGAAAGCCGAGACATCGTCACCGACAGGCAATGCTTCCGCCGGACAACGGCCGATACCCGCTCTGAGGCCCGTCTTCCAATTCGGCGAGAAGGACGCCGGTCCTCGGGAGGCTCCGGATGGCAACAGTGCGGAGGACGGTTCGGCGTCACCCTTGGCGCGGCTCGAACCCGACAAAAAGGATCTCGCAGAACCACCGCCGGTGAAAGCGCTCGATGCAATAAACCCGGCTCCGCAGCCCGAGACGCTAAAGAAACCGACGCCCAAGCCGGCGGAAGCCGTCAAAGTGCAAAGCGCCGTGAAGCTTCAGGAGGCCAAGAAGTTGTTCTCGCAGACGGCAACCGCCAGTCCGGCAGCGACAACTGCGATGCGCAATGTTCCGCGCGACGTACGTGCGGGCAGGCTCTGCGTCACCGAGTTGCGTGAGCAGTTGCTTAACGCTTCGCCGCCGTATTTTCCGGACCTCCTGCCTTCCGAGCGACTGAAGGACGGCACCGTTATCGAAATTCCCCGGGAGGCCTTCCGCGCGAATGGGCAGTGGTTCAATCTGAGCTATCGTTGCGAGGTCGACGCACAGGCAATGAAAGTCGTGTCATTCGCCTTCAATGTCGGGGATCCGGTTCCCCGAAGCGAATGGAAGCGCCGCGGGCTGCCCTCGCAATAG
- a CDS encoding exodeoxyribonuclease III, which translates to MKIATFNVNGINRRLENLLAWLASAKPDIVCLQELKAPDNQFPKSAIEAAGYGAVWRGQSAWNGVAILALGSEPVLTRNELPGDPSDAQSRYIEAAVNGILVASLYAPNGNPQPGPKFDYKLAWHDRLISHATELLSTGLPVVLAGDYNVVPEPRDIYPTRSYDDNALVQPESRAAFRSLLDQGWLDAIRKVHPKDVIYTFWDYRRNRWPRDAGLRLDHVLLSKKLARRLNGAGIDRDVRGMDGASDHAPAWITLRK; encoded by the coding sequence ATGAAGATCGCGACCTTCAACGTCAATGGTATCAACCGGCGCCTTGAGAACCTGCTGGCCTGGCTGGCATCGGCCAAACCCGATATCGTCTGCCTGCAGGAATTGAAGGCGCCCGACAATCAATTTCCCAAAAGTGCGATCGAGGCGGCGGGCTATGGCGCGGTCTGGCGCGGGCAGTCGGCCTGGAATGGCGTCGCCATCCTGGCGCTCGGCAGCGAACCCGTCCTGACCCGCAACGAACTGCCCGGCGATCCATCCGATGCACAGAGCCGCTACATCGAGGCGGCCGTGAACGGCATCCTGGTCGCGTCGCTCTATGCACCGAACGGCAACCCCCAGCCCGGCCCGAAATTCGACTACAAGCTTGCGTGGCATGATCGCCTGATCAGCCACGCCACGGAGCTTTTGTCGACGGGGCTGCCTGTCGTGCTTGCCGGCGACTACAACGTCGTCCCGGAGCCGCGCGATATCTATCCGACACGATCCTACGACGACAACGCGCTGGTCCAGCCCGAGAGCCGCGCCGCGTTCCGCAGCCTTCTCGACCAGGGTTGGCTCGATGCAATCCGCAAGGTCCATCCCAAGGATGTCATCTACACATTCTGGGATTACCGGCGAAACCGCTGGCCGCGCGATGCCGGCCTGCGCCTCGATCATGTTCTTCTAAGCAAAAAGCTCGCACGACGGCTCAACGGAGCCGGCATCGACAGGGACGTTCGGGGAATGGACGGCGCAAGCGATCACGCGCCGGCATGGATCACGCTTCGGAAATAA